A segment of the Myxococcus guangdongensis genome:
GGCCCCCTGCCCCACTTCGAGCTGCAGGACCAGGAGGCCCGCGCCTTCACCCAGGCCCACCTCGAGCGCCGCGTCGTCGTCGCGGACTTCTTCTTCACCCGCTGCCCCACCGTCTGCCCGCTGCTCACCGAGCGCATGGCCCGGCTCCAGCGACGCGCTCGCGAGCAGGACGTCCCGGTGCACTTCGTGTCCTTCAGCGTGGACCCGCGCCACGACACGCCCGAGCGACTCGCCGCCTACGCCCGGGACCACGCCCTCGACACCGCCAACTGGAGCCTGGTGACAGGCCCCCTGGAACAGGTGGAGACCACCGTCCTGCAAGGCTTCCGCGTCATGATGGGCCGAGCCGAGGAAGCAGACGAGGACGACTTCCTCTCCCTCTTCCACGGCGAGCACTTCATCCTGGTGGACGCCACCGGCCGGCTCCGCGGCTACTACCGCGTGACGGAGGACCCCCAGGGGCTCGAACAGCTCCTCGAGGACGCCTCCGCCCTGGCTCGCGCCGCGCGCTGACGGACCGCTACCCGTCGTCCTCCACGTAGCGCCCCGCCTCCAACCGGAACAGCGCTCCGACAGGCGCATCCAGGATGGCCTCGAGCGCGGGCGCACGACGGACCAGCTCACGCAACGAGACGAGCACGAGCGTCGACGCATCATTCGTCGAGCCCTTGGGTTCCTCGCCCGAAGAGAACGCCCAGCCGCTGTCGCGGGGGTTGTGCGGCTTCATCCGCTCCGCGAAGCGGATGGGCTTGCCGCCCTCCAGGAGGGTCCGCGTGACGATGGCGCTCTGGCTCAGCAGCCGCAGCTTGCGCATCGTCCGCTGCCGCTCCTCGGTGCCCAGCTCCACGCGGATGAGGACGACACGCCCCTCGGCATCGAAGTGACGGCTGACGGTGAACACACCATCGCCCCACCGGTTGCCGCACCCCACCGTCCTCGCGCCCGCCAGCTCCAGCAAGGCCGCGTCCTCGGGGCTCGCGCGCAGCAGCGCGTTCAACTTCTCCAGGTTGCAGTGGGGCCGGTAGTCCACGCCCACGTCCAGGTTCTCCTTCTCGATGCGCTCCTGCGTGGGCGTCGCCTTCTCCCCCACCGCCTCCATCGGCACGTCCTTCCACCCGAAGACGCCCTCCCCGAAGTCCGTCGCCCCCACCTGCTTCGCGAGCGCGGCGGCGTCCTGGCCATGGAACACGAAGTCCGCCAGCCCATCGGCCGGCTGCCACATGCGGAAGCTCCCCAGCGGCAGCAGGCCCGCGAAGAACAGCTGCCCGTGCTCCACCATCACCCCGGCGACCTCGTCCGAGCGCACCGCCTTCGCGCCCTCCTCCACGACGACGTCGACCGAGCGCCAGCGCCCCTTGAACTCCCCCTCGGGCATGGGCACCCCCACGACCCGCAGCCCCCGGTCCTTCGGCAGCCCGTCCACCGCCACCGCCCACAGCCCGTTGTACTTCACGACCCCCAACCCGCCGCCGAACTCCACCGCCCGACGGGCGCGCTCGACATGCGTCACGCGCTCGGACAGCACCTCCGCGCGCGCATCGAAGCCCTTCTGCTTCGCGAAGTCGTCGAAGTGGGCGATGGCGTCCTGGGGATTCGTGCGGTCGAAGAGGAAGCGCGCGTCGAACTCCCGGTCATACGCCTTGCCCGCCGCCTCCGCGTCGCGGCCCACCAGCCGCAAATCCCACGCCTCCGGGTCCTTCTTGCGCGGCGACGCGGGCGGCTCGTCGTGACGCCAGAAGCGCCCCAGGCCGGGGTCCAGGATGACGAGGATGCCCTCGGGCAGGTCGACGTGTCCCAGCTCGACGGTGACGGACTTGGAGGTACGGGCCATCCCGCCACCCTACCCCACCCGCTCACCGTCCCGACGCGGCCTGACGGACCTCCCCCCGCGCGCGGAAGGGCGCGAACAGCTCCACCGCCCAGTCCACGAAGGCGCGCAGCTTGGCGTTCATGTGCCGGTTCTGCGGATACACGATGAAGACCGGGAACGGCTCGCAGCGCCATTCAGGGAACAGCCGCACCAGCGCGCCACTCGCCAGGTGGGGACGCGCGACGAACTCCGGCAGCTGCGTCACGCCCAACCCCGCCAACACCGCCGACAGGTGCGCCGTGCTCTCGTTCACCGCCACGCTGGCGCGCCCCAGCACCTCCAGCCGCTCCTCCCCCTGCAGGAACGACAGCGGAATCACCCGCCCCGTCCGCGTGGAGAAGTAGCTCACGATGTCGTGGCCATCCTGCAGGCCGGTGGGATGCGCCGGAGTCCCTCGGCGCTTCAGGTAGCCCGGCGTGGCGCAGGACACGAACTCCAGCTCGCCGATGCGTCGGCCGACCAGGGCCGGGTCCGGCAACACGCCGCCGCGAATCACACAGTCCACGCCGTCGCCCACCAGGTCCACCGAGCGGTCCCCCACCCCCAGCTCCAGCTGGATGTCCGGGAACTTCTCCCGGAACGACGGCAGCGCGGGGATGAGCAGGAAGTTGGACACCGACGAGCCCGCATCCACCCGCAGGCGCCCCCGGGGCCGCGTGCGCGCGCTCGACACGTCCGCCTCGATGTCCTCCAGGTCCGCCAGCAGCCGGGCCGTCCGCGCGTAGTAGGCCGCGCCCTCCGGCGTCACCGTCACCCGCCGCGTGGTGCGCTGGAGCAGCTTGACCTGGAGGTGCGCCTCCAGCCCCTGCACCAGCTTCGTCACGGAGGGCTTGGGCATCTTCAACGTGTCCGCGGCCCGGGTGAAGGTGCCGGCCTCCACCACCCGGGCGAACACCCGCATCGCGGTGAGCTGGTCCATGACGTCGTCCTCGAAGGGCCCAGGGAGGGAGTCCCCGGGACCCCATGATTCTTACCTGAATGAAAACATCCGCGTCCCCAGCCATCGACTGTCGACAAGGCTGGAACAGCCGCCACCCTGAGACTTCAGTCACCGGATGATGTTAGTCTTTGGACTCCCCTTCACAAGAGGTGGTCCCCCATGAAGACGTGGCTCGCGGTGACGTTGGGCGCGGTGGTTGGACTCGCGGCGGCGGTGGTTCCCCCGGCGGCCGTCGCAGGCGCCTCGGAGCAGGAGCACGAGCAGACGGACCCCTCGGCCTATCCCGGCCCGTGCTTCCTGGAGCTCATCTGCCCGAACGGCTCGGTGCTCCGGTGCAACGGCGCCTGGGAGTGCGACTACGGCGGCAACTGGATTCGCTGCGACGGCGCCGCCTGGGGTTGTGACGGCACCAGCACCTGACACACCGGCGTGTTGCCGGGAGCCCGCGGCGGCTCCCGGCGTGCTCACGCCATGCTCACGGCGCGACGTCGAGGAGCCCCACGCCCTTGGTGTGCCACTCGGTGCCGGGGGCGGTGCGAAGGTCATCGGCGGGGGGCGACAGCAGCTCCCAGAGGGCGGCGTTCTGGGGCGGCACCTTGTTGGTGTTCTGCGCCCGCGCCCGGTAGAGCTGGCCGTCGTGCATCACCAGCGCGCCCGTGGCGTACGTCACCTCCGGTGAGTTGGGGGCGCGGACGGCGCGGTCGGTCCACATCTCCAGCGCTCGCGTCGCGGTGCCCGCGGGCAGGCCGGTGTTCACGAAGGTGAGCGCGGGGACGGCGCCGTTCACGTTGCCGGTGGCCGTCACGGTGCCCACGGTGCCGGTGCCGCCCGTGAGGCCCGAGACGAGCCGGCGGCTGCCCTCCCAGCGGTTGTCCTTGAAGGTGATGGGCGAGGTGACGGTGTTCGCCTTGCTCAGCACCACGCCCGGGTCCGTGGAGGTCGGATACACGCTCTGGTAGCCGAACTCGAGCCCTCGGAAGGCGTTGCGCTCCCAGAGGAACTTCGAGCCCGTCCCCACGGTGCCGCCGAACCAGATGCCCAGCGACAGCGTGTCCGCGAAGTAGTTGTCGGTGAAGTCCACGTCGAGCGGCCCGTCGCCCGTCTCCGGCTGGGCGAAGAAGTTGAGCAGCGCGCCCGCGCCCCCCACGAAGACGTTGTGGTGGAAGCGGATGCGGCCCGAGCGCACCGTGGCCTGGGAGTTGTTGTCCTGGTACTGCTGGAACACCGCGCGCCAGTCGATGGCCCCGAAGGCGAAGACGTTGTGGTGAACCTCCGCGCCGTCGCCCAGGCTCTGAATCTGGAGCGTCTCGCTGCCGGTGCGCACCAGCCGGTTGTTGTAGACCTTCAGATTGCTGGCGAGCGGCGTGGGCGCGCCCTGCGTGGAGCCGAAGTAGATGGCCTCGCTGGCGGTGTCGTGGATGTAGAGGTCGTGCAGCTTGATGTCATTGAGCGGAGGCGCCACCCCGCCGCTCGCCGCGCGATTGATGCGCACGCCGGCGAAGCCCGAGCGGGTGACCTCCAGGTACTCGAGCTCGAAGCTGTGCGCGCCTCCGATGCCCACGCCCATGTGGCCATCGCTCAGGAAGATGCCATCGCTCAGGATGCCGTAGCGGTTGCGCGACGTGGCGTACTGGCCGCAGCGGTGGCCGGGGAAGTCCGCGTGGCCGGTGCCGGAGTCCGGGTCATACCGGCCGGTGAGCACCCAGTTCGAGCCACCGTCCATGGACCAGATGTAGCCCTGCGTGCTGCCCGCCTTGGGACGGATGACCACCTGTCCGCCCTTGTTGGTGATGACCAGCGGCCGGCTCGCCGGGCGCTGCGGCAGGTTGCCCAGGTTGATGAGCGTGTAGTTGCCCGCGGGGATGTAGAGCCGGTCCAACGTGCTCCAGTCCACGTTGGGGTACCGCGTCTGCACGTTGGGGATGTACATCTCCCCGTTGGTCGCGTTGGGCCCCGGCAGCGTGAGGGTGTTGCCCGGCGGGCCGAAGCGGCCGAACGGCTCGCACGCGGCCTCGGGGACGCCACCGCCATCGGCGTTGCCCGCGCCGCCATCCGCGGGTGGGTTGCCGGCGTCCGCCGTCAGCCCACCATCCGTGGTTCCGGCATCCGCCGTGCCTGCGTCACCCAGCAAGTCCGGGCCCTCATCGGGCGGATCCTCCGACGAGCAGGCCGACGTGAGGCAGACGACGAGACACAGCGCGGAGAGACTCCGAATCATGATGTGGCTCCTGAGGGGAAGGAGACCACCAGACTAGCCCGACTCCACGCGGGGCCGCGCGACTTGCACGCGGGCCCGCGGGTCAGTTCTTGTCACACAGTGACATCTTCAACGAAATTGAGGGTTTACGGTTTTCTCGCCGTGCGGGCGTCTCACGCCACCTTGCCCACGATGATGGAGTACGGGCCCTGGGTGGGGACGACGCGGTCCAGCTTGAAGCCGCCCTCGGCGAAGAGCGCGTCGTACTGCACCTGGGTGCGCTCGCGTCCGCCCGCCAGCGACAGCATGACGATGTCCATCACCAGTGCGGGGTGGAGCTCCGGTCCCTCCGGCAGCATCATCTCCAGCACGAGCAGCTCCGCGTGGGCCGGCGCCACCTGACGGATGTTGCGCAGGATGGAGATGGCCTGCGGGTCCGCCCAGTCGTGGAGGATGTTGCTGACGATGTACGCGTCCGCGCGGGGCAGCGGCCCGACGAAGAAGTCCCCGCCCTGCTTCTGCATGCGGGCATGCCCCTGCGCGTGCTCCACGACGTGGGGCAGGTCGAACAGCGTGCCGCGCGAGCGGGGCGTCGCGTCCAGCACCGCCGACAGGACGTGGCCCCGGCCTCCCGCGATGTCCGCGATGTGCTCGTAGCGGTGGAACTCCATCGCCTGGAGCATCGCCGCGATGGCCATGTGCGACTTGCCCGTCATCGCCGCGTCGAAGATGCGGGCCTCCTCCGGGTGGGCCTGGAGATAGGGCCACAGGCCGCCGGGCGTCACCGTGTCGCACGCCGTCTGTCCCGTGCGCGCGGACACCGACAGCGCCTGGGCGCTGCGCCAGTTGATGTCGTCGTTGAACATCAGCACCAGCGCCTTGAGCGAGTGCGGGTGGTTGGCCTTGAGGTGCTCGGAGTAGTCCGTGTGCGCCCAGCCCTGCGCGCGCCGCTCGAACACGCCCTGCGCCGCCAAGAGGCGCAGCATCCGGTGCAGCGAGTCCGCGTGCGCCCCCGTCGCCTTGGCCAGCTCGTCGGTGCTCATCGGCGTCGTCCCCAACACGTCCGCCACGCCGAGCTGTGCAATCGCATACAGACACCGCGGGGCCAGATACGCCGTGGTGAGGTTGAAGACGAACGCGGGGGCTGGAAGTCGTTGCATGTGCGCTCCTGGTCGGCAGGGCTCGAATTGCCTGCAAGCTGAAATTCTACCTGGACCCGGGAACGACTCAGACACCCCGCGATACCGCCCTGCCTTCAAATGAACACAGATGCTGTATCCCGGGACAAAGACTGGCATGGCGCAATCCGTCATGGCGGGGCGACTACGGGGTTGTCACCAGCCCTGGAGGGAGGGGCCATCCCAACACCGGCGCCCCCGGCCCGGGGCTACTGTTCACGCGTCCCGCTGGAGCCTTCACGGAGGTCGTTCCCGATGACGCCGTCCTCCCCACCTGGGGCCTCGCGCCCCGCCGTGCTCATCGTGGCGCGGCTGCCCAGGCCCCTCGAGGAGCGGCTCGGGAACCATTACGAGTGCCACGCGCGGGACGGCCTGTCGGAGGAGGCCCTGGCGCAGCTTGCGCCCCGCATCCGCGCCATCGTCGCCAGCGGCTCGAGCCGGCTGCCCCGCGAGCTGCTCGCCCGCTTCCCCGCGCTGGAGCTCATCGCCGTCTTCGGGGTGGGCGTGGACGGCATCGACACCGTTGCGGCGCGCGAGCGCGGAGTCCGCGTGACGACGACGCCGGACGTGCTCACCGCCGACGTCGCGGACCTGGCGATGACGCTGATGTTCGCGGTCGCCCGCGACGTGGTCCGCGCGGACGCCTTCGCGCGCGGGGGCGCGTGGAAGCAGGGCCCCTTCCCGTTGAGCACGCGCGTCAGCGGGGCCCGGCTGGGCATCGTCGGACTGGGGCGCATCGGCCTGGCCATCGCGCGGCGGGCCGAGGGCTTCGACATGACGATTGCGTATCACAACCGCTCGGTCCGGGACGGCGTGCCCTATCGCCACGTCGCCGACGTGAAGACGCTCGCGGCCCAGGTCGACTTCCTGGTGCTGTCACTGCCAGGAGGCGCGGGCACCCGGGGCCTGGTGGACGCGCAGGTCATGGACGCCTTGGGACCCCGGGGGTTCTTGATCAACATCGCGCGCGGGTCCATCGTCGACGAGGCGGCGCTCATCCGCGCGCTCCAGGAGGGGCGCATCGCCGGCGCCGGCCTGGATGTCTTCGAGCACGAGCCGGACATCCCTCCCGCCCTCTCGGCCTGTGGGAATGTCGTCCTGACACCTCACGTGGCCAGCGCCACCGGGGCCACGCGCGCCGCCATGGCGGACCAGGTCTTCGAAAGCCTGTGGAACCATTTCAGCAACAAGTGCTGACACCGCGCGGCTGTCTCGAATCTCGGGAGTCGAGACAGACGTCTCATTCAAACATGCCACAGGGGACCTGGGGTGGGGGCGCGCTATGAAACAGGGCGCGACGTCCACCCCGGGCGGCGCGTTCCCCCCGCAGTCAGAGAGACGAGCATCCATGTTCAAGCAGGCAGCAGTCCTCGCGGCGACCGGTGTCGCATTGCTGGCCGGTTGTGGTGGTGTCGACGAACCGCAGATGGAGCAGGAGGAGATCATCTCCAACCTCA
Coding sequences within it:
- a CDS encoding immunity protein Imm33 domain-containing protein; translation: MARTSKSVTVELGHVDLPEGILVILDPGLGRFWRHDEPPASPRKKDPEAWDLRLVGRDAEAAGKAYDREFDARFLFDRTNPQDAIAHFDDFAKQKGFDARAEVLSERVTHVERARRAVEFGGGLGVVKYNGLWAVAVDGLPKDRGLRVVGVPMPEGEFKGRWRSVDVVVEEGAKAVRSDEVAGVMVEHGQLFFAGLLPLGSFRMWQPADGLADFVFHGQDAAALAKQVGATDFGEGVFGWKDVPMEAVGEKATPTQERIEKENLDVGVDYRPHCNLEKLNALLRASPEDAALLELAGARTVGCGNRWGDGVFTVSRHFDAEGRVVLIRVELGTEERQRTMRKLRLLSQSAIVTRTLLEGGKPIRFAERMKPHNPRDSGWAFSSGEEPKGSTNDASTLVLVSLRELVRRAPALEAILDAPVGALFRLEAGRYVEDDG
- a CDS encoding acetylserotonin O-methyltransferase; translation: MQRLPAPAFVFNLTTAYLAPRCLYAIAQLGVADVLGTTPMSTDELAKATGAHADSLHRMLRLLAAQGVFERRAQGWAHTDYSEHLKANHPHSLKALVLMFNDDINWRSAQALSVSARTGQTACDTVTPGGLWPYLQAHPEEARIFDAAMTGKSHMAIAAMLQAMEFHRYEHIADIAGGRGHVLSAVLDATPRSRGTLFDLPHVVEHAQGHARMQKQGGDFFVGPLPRADAYIVSNILHDWADPQAISILRNIRQVAPAHAELLVLEMMLPEGPELHPALVMDIVMLSLAGGRERTQVQYDALFAEGGFKLDRVVPTQGPYSIIVGKVA
- a CDS encoding SCO family protein, with the translated sequence MNTRPRRHLLPVLAVCASLSLLVVGAWPWLQSRTLEAKARSLPDFGPLPHFELQDQEARAFTQAHLERRVVVADFFFTRCPTVCPLLTERMARLQRRAREQDVPVHFVSFSVDPRHDTPERLAAYARDHALDTANWSLVTGPLEQVETTVLQGFRVMMGRAEEADEDDFLSLFHGEHFILVDATGRLRGYYRVTEDPQGLEQLLEDASALARAAR
- a CDS encoding 2-hydroxyacid dehydrogenase; this translates as MTPSSPPGASRPAVLIVARLPRPLEERLGNHYECHARDGLSEEALAQLAPRIRAIVASGSSRLPRELLARFPALELIAVFGVGVDGIDTVAARERGVRVTTTPDVLTADVADLAMTLMFAVARDVVRADAFARGGAWKQGPFPLSTRVSGARLGIVGLGRIGLAIARRAEGFDMTIAYHNRSVRDGVPYRHVADVKTLAAQVDFLVLSLPGGAGTRGLVDAQVMDALGPRGFLINIARGSIVDEAALIRALQEGRIAGAGLDVFEHEPDIPPALSACGNVVLTPHVASATGATRAAMADQVFESLWNHFSNKC
- a CDS encoding carbohydrate-binding protein, with product MIRSLSALCLVVCLTSACSSEDPPDEGPDLLGDAGTADAGTTDGGLTADAGNPPADGGAGNADGGGVPEAACEPFGRFGPPGNTLTLPGPNATNGEMYIPNVQTRYPNVDWSTLDRLYIPAGNYTLINLGNLPQRPASRPLVITNKGGQVVIRPKAGSTQGYIWSMDGGSNWVLTGRYDPDSGTGHADFPGHRCGQYATSRNRYGILSDGIFLSDGHMGVGIGGAHSFELEYLEVTRSGFAGVRINRAASGGVAPPLNDIKLHDLYIHDTASEAIYFGSTQGAPTPLASNLKVYNNRLVRTGSETLQIQSLGDGAEVHHNVFAFGAIDWRAVFQQYQDNNSQATVRSGRIRFHHNVFVGGAGALLNFFAQPETGDGPLDVDFTDNYFADTLSLGIWFGGTVGTGSKFLWERNAFRGLEFGYQSVYPTSTDPGVVLSKANTVTSPITFKDNRWEGSRRLVSGLTGGTGTVGTVTATGNVNGAVPALTFVNTGLPAGTATRALEMWTDRAVRAPNSPEVTYATGALVMHDGQLYRARAQNTNKVPPQNAALWELLSPPADDLRTAPGTEWHTKGVGLLDVAP
- a CDS encoding LysR family transcriptional regulator; its protein translation is MDQLTAMRVFARVVEAGTFTRAADTLKMPKPSVTKLVQGLEAHLQVKLLQRTTRRVTVTPEGAAYYARTARLLADLEDIEADVSSARTRPRGRLRVDAGSSVSNFLLIPALPSFREKFPDIQLELGVGDRSVDLVGDGVDCVIRGGVLPDPALVGRRIGELEFVSCATPGYLKRRGTPAHPTGLQDGHDIVSYFSTRTGRVIPLSFLQGEERLEVLGRASVAVNESTAHLSAVLAGLGVTQLPEFVARPHLASGALVRLFPEWRCEPFPVFIVYPQNRHMNAKLRAFVDWAVELFAPFRARGEVRQAASGR